One Nostoc sp. CENA543 genomic window, AGTAATTGCCGGAATTATTGAAGGCTTTTTCTCTCCTAATCCTATAATTCCCGACCCGTTTAAGTATCTATTCGGTTTAGGATTATTCATAATTCTAGTCATATATTGTAACCGCAAACGTACATCAGCCAATAGTTAGAAATTTTTCCAAATTTCTTTTACCTTTTACCTTTTAACTTTTGCCTTTCCATGTACGGTTATTGCTATCTATAACGTTCATGAAACCGAACCTCCAGCTATTTTATAGTGATCTAGTGTGGTAGTGAGGAAGCTTAAAAAAAGCTTTACAACACAGAACACTGAACCATAAATATACTGCTGTGCATTCAGTAAACAAGCTTAAAATTATACCAATTTCAAGATTTTGAATTTTGAATTGGCATGAGGCTTCCTAATACTAGGTAGTGCATTTTCAGAGGTGATATTATGGCACTTATTCGTTGGGAACCTTTCAGAGATATTGAACGCTTAGAACCATTCCGTGAAATCGACACATTGCAACGGCAAATGAATCGTCTATTTGAAAGATTAATGCCAACAGACGGTGCAGAAAGAATGGGATTTGCATTCATACCTGCGGCTGAAATCGAAGAAAAAGAAGATGCAATTCACCTGAAATTAGAAGTACCTGGCTTAGAATCCAAAGATATTAGTGTAGAAGCTACACCAGATGCAATTGTGATTAGCGGTGAACGCAAATCCGAAACCACAACTGAAGAAGGCGGCGTTACCCGTTCTGAATTCCGCTACGGCAGATTCCAAAGAGAAATACCTTTACCTTGTCAAATTCAAAACGACAAAGTCCAAGCCGAATACAAAAATGGCATCCTACGCTTAACGCTACCAAAAGCAGAATCAGAAAGACAAAAAGTGGTGAAAGTTAATGTGGGATGAGAGTGAGTTGTGAGTGCTGAGTGTTGATTTAGTACATATACTCAGCACTCATACGTCATTATTATTACCCATACACCCTCACACCCTCACACCCTTACACCCCCACACCCCTACACCCCTAAAAAAAGGAAATTCTTATGGCAAAAGTAGTTGGTATTGATTTAGGGACGACGAACTCTTGTGTTGCTGTTATGGAAGGGGGACAACCAACGGTTATTGCTAATGCAGAGGGACAACGTGTCACGCCTTCTGTGGTTGCATACACCAAAACAGGTGAACGTTTGGTGGGTCAAATTGCCAGGCGGCAAGCTGTAATGAACCCAGAAAACACCTTTTATTCTGTCAAACGCTTCATTGGACGGAAATTTGATGAAGTTACCCACGAGTCTACAGAGGTGTCTTATCAAGTTGTGCGTGACAGTAATGGCAATGTGAAACTGAACTGTCCCGCCGCTAGTAAACAATTTGCCCCGGAAGAAGTTTCTGCTCAAGTGCTGCGGAAATTGGTAGATGATGCTAGCAAATATTTAGGTGAAAAAGTGACTCAAGCCGTAATTACAGTTCCGGCTTACTTTAATGACTCCCAACGCCAAGCTACTAAGGACGCTGGGAAGATTGCTGGTATAGAAGTTCTCCGCATCATTAATGAACCCACAGCCGCCGCCCTCGCCTACGGTTTGGATAAGAAGCAAAACGAAACTATCTTAGTGTTTGACTTGGGTGGTGGTACTTTTGATGTTTCCGTTCTAGAGGTGGGTGAAGGTGTATTTGAAGTCAAATCTACTAGTGGTGACACCCATTTAGGTGGTGACGACTTTGATAAAAAAATAGTTGATTGGCTGGCTAGTGAATTTCAAAGTAACGAAGGTATAGATTTACGCAAAGATAAACAAGCACTGCAACGATTAACAGAAGCAGCCGAAAAAGCCAAAATTGAACTTTCCAGCGCGACTCAAACTAATATTAATCTGCCTTTTGTCACAGCTACGCAAACAGGGCCGAAACATCTAGATATGATCCTGACACGGGCGAAATTTGAAGAGATGTGTGCAGATTTGTTTGACCGTTGCCGGAAACCAGTACAACAAGCCTTACAAGATGCGAAAATCTCCCACGCCCAACTTGATGAAGTTGTACTTGTGGGTGGTTCAACTCGCATTCCTGCGGTGCAAGCATTAGTCCGTCAGATAACTGGGAAAGAACCCTGTCAAGGTGTAAACCCAGATGAAGTGGTAGCAGTTGGTGCAGCCATTCAAGCGGGTGTATTGTCAGGGGAAGTCAAAGACATATTACTGTTGGATGTGACACCGTTGTCTTTGGGTGTAGAAACTCTCGGCGGTGTCATGACGAAGATTATTGAACGGAACACTACGATTCCTGTCAAGAAGTCAGAAACTTTTTCCACAGCCGCCGATGGACAAACTAATGTGGAAATTCATGTGTTGCAAGGAGAAAGAGAATTAGCTCAACATAACAAGAGTTTGGGTAATTTTCGTTTAGATGGTATTCCACCAGCACCTAGAGGTGTACCGCAAATAGAGGTAACTTTTGATATTGATGCCAATGGGATTCTCTCGGTGACAGCAAAAGACCGGGCGACCAATAAACAGCAGTCAATTTCGATTACTGGGGCTTCTACTTTGGATAAACGCGATGTGGAACGCATGGTGAGGGATGCAGAAGCCCACGCCGCCGAAGACCACAAACGCCGTGAACAAATAGACACCAAGAATTTAGCCGATTCTTTGGTGTATCAAGCAGAAAAACAACTGCGAGATTTAGGTGATAAGGTTAGTGCTAGCGATAGGAGTCGAGTAGAAGGGCTAGTTAATGATTTACGCGAGGCCATTAACCAAGATAATAGCGATCGCATTAAATCTTTAAGCAATGAGTTACAGCAAGCCCTCATGCAAGTTGGTAGTGCTGTTTACGCCCAAGCCGCAGGCGAACAAAGAAGTGGTGGCGATGATGTCATTGATGCGGATTTTGTTGAAAGTAATAATTAGTGGTAAGTGGTGAGTGGTGAGTGCTGAGTAAGATATTTTTACTCGGCACTTTCACATAGGAATCTGATTTGATTATGTTATTTGTGTAGTTAGGAAATGTCTCAAGCAGGAACAGGAAACAGTAGGTGTGGTAATTTTTGTTCAAAAATGAAATCTGAATCGTATAAATACTTATATCTGCTTTTCACAGGACAAAATTCACTAAAACTTCTCCCTCAAGAAACTTACTCCCAGAGTAGCAAGACAACTTTGGTTTAGACGGTTTAGGTACTTCCCTGGCATCTTGCTATGAGCATAAAAATTTATAACTAAAAGTACAATGTTTACAATCGTGAAAGTTTGTCATAAATTTTTGTGAAGAAAGTTTTCAGCTAGCTGGTTTCTAAATTTTTGGTGTTTAATACGCCAAAAATATGGCAGTCAATAGTACCTAAATGTCGATAATGAACTATATGCTAATAAAACAACTAATTGATTGTTCCTGGTTTCTACTATGCCTACTTTACATCTGTCCTTCTGCACAAGATTGCTGATGAGAATCAAGTAGACGACAAAACACACACGGATCTCAATTTGTTTGCTTGAATAGCTATATTGATAGGATTGCAACTTCACTTTTTTGATTATGCCCAGTAAGTTAATTGATGTTAGAGAATATACAGTCAAAGCTCATCAAAGGCTGATTCACACTCGCGTGTTTAATTTTGTCTGTAAAGAGTGCAACGAAGCTACAAAACGTGAGACTTTCGGCCCTCGTCCTTTATATTGTGAAAGATGTCGTCCGCCACAACCACCGAAAAAATCTCAACAGCCATCTCGCAAGGCTAAACCTCGACCCATGTCTTATAAAAGTGATACTGATTTAGGTTGATTGAGAACTACACAATGAATAATCAATTAAATTTAGAACCCCCCCCGCAGGACTTCATCTCACCATTATTAGAACTCAGGGACTACTACAGTCGTCTTGTAGAAGAGTATGAAACTCTGTACACACAGGCGCGATCGCAACTTGACCATGTACAAGCATTATTAGCAAATTGGTCTGTGGCTACAGAAACTAAAAGCCAGGTTGCTACCCTCGAAGTTAGTCAAGATGTATCCAAAAATCTTCAAGATGAGCCTTTGTTGTCTTCGTCTGATCAAGTTTCCCAAGTAGTTATTGATTCAGTAGAACCCAGCGCGGACAGTGAAGAAAACGAAGAAGCAGTAACCGTTGCAGAAACGAAAGTTGCATCCACTCCAGAGGTGACAGCAGAAAGCATTAAAGGAATTGACTTCCCCATGCTGCCTGAGTATAAAGCGATGAGTCGGATGGAAGCTATTCAAAAGTTACTACAGGAACACTTGGGTGCTGTATGTCATATAGATTTCATCGTGCGATCGCTCTATGGTGAGTTAGATCCACATATTTTTAAAGTAGTTAAAGGTAGAGTCCAATCTTCCCTCACCCAAGGTAGAGAAAGAAAGGTATGGTTTGGGATACCTGACGAACCTGGTTGTTACACCATAGACTTAACTTTGGTTAATTCTAATCGCACTCATACTTACTCTCGCAATGGCAAAAGTAAGAGGAAGCCACCTTTAATAGTTCCGAAAGCTAAAGTTGTGCCGATGCTCAAACCCTATGAAGGTCAATTTTTAATTGATGCTCTCACTGTTTTCTTTCGACACAATCCAGGAAAAGTATTTAGTGTGGCGGAAGTCGTCACAGGTTTATATGGAGACATCAATGATGAAGATTACCGCGAGGTTAAAGGCAAAGTCTTAAATGAACTATCACGCGGTTATCGCATCGGCAGATTCGACAGAATGCCGGAAAAGGTTGGTTTTTATACTTTGGATGTAGATTTGGCGAATTAGGGATTGGGGAGGCAAGAGGCAGGGGGGCAGGGGGCAGGGGGAAATAGGGCAATTTTTCTCCCCCTTGCCCCCCGCACCCTGCACCAATTCCTCTTCTATGCCCAATCTAAGGTGCGTTTGACGGCTTTTTGCCAGGTGGTAAAGTTATGTGTGATGGGGTTTGGTTCAAATATGCGGTCAATTTGTCTTTGGTTGACTAATGCTGTGTAACTGTCCCAAAATCCTACGGCTAAACCGGCGGCAAAGGCTGCACCTTGGACTGTGGTGTCGCGCATGGTGGGACGTTCTACCGGAATTCCTAATACATCGGCTTGAAATTGCATGAGGAAATTATTCTCACAAGCACCACCATCGACTATTAAACGTTGCATGGGATGACTGCATGAGGCGTTAATGGCTTGTACTACTTCTACCACTTGATAGGCGATCGCTTCTAATACGGCTCTGACTAAATGCTGGGGTTGGACACTGGCGGTAATGCCTAAGAATGCGCCTCTAGCAGTCATATCCCAGTAAGGCGCGCCTAATCCACTAAAAGCAGGGACAAAATAAACTCCGCCGTTGTCTGATACCTGCGTCGCCATTGTCTCTGTTTCCGCCGCCGTTTTAATAAACTTGAGACTGTCTCGCAACCATTGGATACAAGCACCACTAGTAAACATACTACCTTCTAGGGCATAGCCGACATTTAAATTTTGACTGGCACTGGTTTGTGTCCAAGCAACTGTAGAGATTAATTTATTTGGCGATCGCACAATCTCCTTTCCAGTGTGAGCCACTAAAAAGCTACCAGTGCCGTAAGTACATTTCATCAAACCAGGGCGATCGCAGCCGTGACCAAATAAAGCGGCTTGCTGATCACCTAAAATAGCTGTGATGGGAATGGCTGCACCGAGTAAATCAGCATCGGTAACGCCAAATTCGCCTAAGCTGGGTTGGATTTGCGGCAATATCTGCGTCGGAATTTGGAAAATATCTAATAATCTCTCATCCCACTCGCAGGTTTGGAGATTCATTAACATCGTGCGGCTAGCGTTGCTGTGGTCGGTGGCGTGGACTTTCCCACCTGTTAATTTCCACAGTATCCAGGTATCAATTGTACCTGCTAAGACATGACTTAAATCAACATCGGTCATTTGGTCTAATAGCCATCTGAGCTTAGTTGCCGAGAAATAAGCATCGATAACTAAACCAGTGCGATTATATATTTCTTGAGCATAGCCTTGCTCTTGTAATTGATTACACAAAGGAGCAGTCCGCCTATCTTGCCAAACAATGGCTTTGTGTAACGGTTTCCCTGTGGTTTTATCCCAGAGTAAACAAGTTTCTCGTTGTACAGTCAAACCAATAGCAGCAATTTCTGATGGGGTAATTTGAGCGTGCGAGATAGCAGTTTTAATTACCCAGCAAGCATCATGCCAAATTTGTTGCGGGTCATGTTCCAACCATCCCGGCTGGGGATAATATTGTGTGAGTTCTTTATATGCTTGTCCGACAATCTTACCATCTGCGTTGAAGATAAAAGCGCGGTTGCCTGTCGTACCTAAATCCAACGCTAAGATATACCGTGATGATGTGCTGCTCAATGTCTGCATTCTCCCTTCAGGGAATTCAAAATTTTTAGAATTAATATAAATCGTTGGTGTATCGTTAGTGTGTAGGTGCAAGCCATCACACGTCACAGGCATCGTTGTTAATTATAATGTGATTGTATGCAGTTTTTATTTATAGATAACTTATTATGCAATACCAGATTTTTGTGCAGAATCAACAGAATAACTCTATCGCCTCAGTGGTTGGTATGCCCAATGTCATAGCAGAGGCTAATACAGAAGCAGAAGTAATTGCCAAAATTAAATCTGTCTTAGAAGCACAATTAGCTACAGGTAAGTTTATGACTATTGAAGTCAACCCAGAAACAGTTCCTCATCAGGAAACAACTCAGATGAAGTATGCTGGCATATTTGCTGATGATCCATCATTTGATGATTTTATGGAGAAATTAGCTATTATCCGTGCAGAATCAAATGCTCATACAGATGAGTGATGACAAATTACATTTTAGATACAGATCACTTAAGTCTTTATGGCAGAAATCACCCTAATCTTATATCCAGACTCCTAACAGCAAAAATCCAATTAACAACAACTGCAATTAATGTTGAGGAACAGTCAAACAATTTTAGATTTTAGATTTTGGATTTTAGATTTTAGATTGACTGCACCCATAAAACCAATTCGCAATGGACTAAAGTCCCGCTACGCTCTAAGCGCAGCTATGCCGCAGGCTTTACGCAATTAATTCAGCCACCCACGGTGGGGCTTGTACCAAAAACAATCCAAAATCCAAAATTTAAAATGTAGATGTGTACTAGCCCAATGAATCATCCACAACAATTCACCACCGAGAAATCAGGCAAACATACTATAATCGGTTAACAGCGTCATTTATCTCACTTTTCTACCCAAAATGGCAGAGGTATCGCCCAAGGTATTCATTTCCTACTCACACAAAGACGAACCCCTGAAAAATGAACTCATTAAACACCTGATAATTTTAAAACGGGATAAAGTGATTTCTCTATGGCACGACCGTGAGATATCGCCTGGAGTTGAGTGGGATCAACAAATCAACGCTAATCTTCAAACCGCCGATATCATTCTGCTGCTCGTTAGTTCAGACTTTATTGCTTCTGATTACTGTTGGGGTGTAGAAGTTAATACAGCAATAGCACGTCATAACGCTGGAAATGCTCGCGTTATTCCTGTGATTCTCAGAAATGTTATGTGGCAGTCAGCACCCTTTGCCAAACTGCAAGCTTTGCCCACAAATGCTAAACCTGTTAAATCTTGGCCGCATGAAGATGATGCGTTTACTGATATTGCTCAGGGTATTCGGGACGCTGCCAAAGAATTAATTCAGGAACGTCAGCAAAAACAAGCAAGAGCGAATAGAGAAGCAGCTTTAGCTGAATATCGCCGAAAAGTTGTAGAATTTGCTGCCGATGGGGAAATTTCCTTGGCGGAGTCTTTTATCTTGCAAGATGAACAAAAAAGGCTGGGGCTGACAGACCAAGAAACTGAGAAAATCAGAGAGCAAGTATTAGAGCCTTATGGAATCTATAAAGAAAATTTGGACAAATATCGGCAATTTTTCACGCAGTTAGTAGAAGCACAAGGATATCCACTACCAGAAAAGGCTAAAGGTGAATTAAGTAAGCTACAAAATTACTATAGTCTAAAAGATGAAGATATAGACCGGATAGAACAAGAACAAAAAAATATAGAGCAGCAAAATCAATCTCAGTGGTTTGAGTTTAAAACTGCTAAAGTAACTGTAATATCAGGAACATCTTGTATAGTTAATTACAGCCAAGGTAAAGCCGAATTCTTCAATGAACGCCTAGATCATGGTATTAATCTAGAAATGGTTGCTATTCCTGGTGGACAGTTTCTCATGGGTTCGCCGGAAAGTGAAGAGAAGCGCGACAGTGATGAAAGTCCCCAGCACCATGTAAAGATTCAACCCTTTTTTATGGGTAAATTTCCCGTTACTCAAGCTCAATGGCGAGTGGTTGCGGCTTGGGATAAGGTAAATATTGATTTAGACCCTGACCCCTCCAGATTTAAAGGGAATAATCGTCCTGTAGAGTGTGTATCATGGGATCATGCTGTAGAGTTTTGTCACCGCTTATCGAGAAGGACGAATAAAACCTATCGCTTACCTAGTGAAGCGGAATGGGAATATGCTTGTCGTGCTGGAACAACTGCACCATTCTGTTTTGGCGAAACTCTCACCACTGACTTAGCAAATTACGATGGTAACTTTACCTACGGTGCAGGGTCAAAGGGTGAATATCGTAAACAAACAACCGATGTAGGAAGTTTTCCAGCGAATTTGTTTGGTTTATACGATTTGCATGGTAATATATACGAATGGTGTGAAGATGTTTGGCATGATAACTACAATGGTGCGCCGAATGATGGCAGTGCCTGGGTAAATAATAAAGATGAAGATGCGCGTCGGCTGCTGCGCGGTGGTTCGTGGTACGGCCTTCCGTGGTACTGTCGCTCGGCTAATCGCGTTAGGTACGCGCGTGGCAATAGGTACGACGACGTGGGTTTTCGGGTTGTGATTGCCGTCCTCAGGACTTAAACTAGTCCTTTACACTTTTCCCCTTTTGCCCTCTGCGCTGTTTTCTTTGTTCTTACTTCTCTCCGCCGCAGGCGGATAAATTTTTTTTAGTTTTTTTTAGGTTTTCAGATGAGTGACTTACCAATCATACAAAAAACATACGACTTAATCAAGTGGTACGTCCCGATTCTTAACCGCTTACCCAGAGATCATAAGCTACTCTTAGGTAATCGCATCATCACAGAACTTTATAATCTGCTAGATGGGTTAATCATAGCACGCTACGCCAAACAAAAGTTAACTCAACTAGAAACGTTAAATACCAAGCTAGATATATTACGTTATCAAACCCGATTGCTTTTAGACTTCGATTTAATGAAAACAGAGCGTTACGAATATGCTCAAAAACTTATCAATGATATTGGCGTAGATTTAGGTGGTTGGATTAGACAACAAAAGAACCAAAATCATGGGATAGTAGCAACTTCCCATGCCAACTAAGATTATATATGAAAAGATACGGTAACTTGTGGCAAGATATTACAGCATTTAGCAATTTACTCGCCGCCTCAAAGCAAGCACAAAAAGGTAAAAGATTTAGAACTAACGTTTTAGAATTTAACTACAATCTAGAGCAGGAATTATTTCATTTACAACATCAATTACTATCAAAAACGTATTCTCCTGGAGAATACCGCACATTTTATATTTTTGAACCAAAGCCACGGATGATTTCGGCTGCTCCCTATCGAGATAGAGTCATACATCACGCTTTATGTAATATTATTGTCCCCATTTTTGAACGCACATTTATTAGTGATTCCTACGCTAATCGAGTCGGGTTTGGTTCTCATCGGGCATTACGTCGCTTTACTGAATTTGCACGCTCTCATCAATATGTTTTGCAAGCAGATATCTGTAAATACTTTCCCAGCATTGATCACGAAATACTAAAATCCCTCATCAGGCGGAAAATAAAATGTGCTGATACACTGTGGTTAATAGACACTATTATTGATAACAGTAATTCTCAAGAATTAGTAATTAATTATTTTACAGGTGATAATTTACTCACACCCACAGAAAGAAGACATGGCTTACCAATTGGTAATTTAACAAGTCAGTTTTTTGCGAATGTATATCTAAATGGCTTTGACCATTTTGTAAAAGAAGAACTTAAGGCTACTCAATATATTCGTTATGTTGATGATTTCGCATTATTTTCTGATGATGAAATATTTTTAGAAAAAGCCAGAGTTAAAATTGAAGAATATCTTGCCAGCCTCAGACTAAAGATACATCCCATTAAAAGCCAATTATTTGCAACACAATACGGAGCTAATTTTGTTGGATTTCGTATTTTACCAAATCGCATTCGGGTAAGAAATGACAATTTACGCCAAGCCAGAAGGCGATTAAAGCAAATGCGGCTAGACTACGACCAAGGGAAAATAGAATATAAAACCAATTCGCAATTCGCAATTCGCAATTCGCAATTAATTCAGCCACCCACAAGGGGTGGGGTTTTTACCTACCTTGGGAAACAAGGATTTTTTCGCCCACCAGGGGCGAGGTTTTGAACCTATCTTTTTCCAATAAAAAAATCTCTCAATCTCTGCAAAGTTGGATTGCTCACCTGAAACATGGAAATACCTGGAAACTACGCCAAAAAATATTTAATTAGCTTAATAGCAATTTTCTATGAAGTTGCGCCGAATAAATAATGTAGAGACTTTGCATGCAAAGTCTCTACAGTACAGAATAAAATTCATCTTCCTCAAGAAAAGATATAACTAGATTATATAAATTAATATGTTAAACTTCTCTATGGGATAGGCAATTCCGGCTGCTGCGCGGTGGTTCGTGGAACAACAATCCGAGGAACTGTCGCTCGGCTAATCGCAATAGGAACGCGCGTGACAATAGGAACAACAACGTGGGTTTTCGGGTTGTGATTGCCGTCCTCAGCACTCTTTTGCTGTCAGAATTAGTGAATGGGAATTCATTGAGCGTACCATAGAAGAGTCCAGACCTATTCCAGTGAAGTTGGTAACAATTTCCGAAAATAAAACCGAGTTGGGTAGCTTGGTAGGCTGTAAAGTCGAACAGTTATCTGACTCACCTAAAATCTTATTTTTTAAATTCAATACTCGGATTTCACTCAATTCTGTAAGTTCAAACCCTGAATCTGCTAAATCGGCATTATTAGAAACTAAAATTAAGCTGCGTGTCATTAATGTAGCCTCAATCAAGGTCTATTTCCCTTCTACATCTGCATCAAAAATTGCTATTTGTTTAGGCGTTAAATCATTGAGTGTACCTGTAATAGCTTCTAAAACTAGAATAATATTAATTCTTGCTGTTAAGACATCCTCTAATTCATACAACTGTTAAGTTAATAATGAACATTTAACTGACAGTCTAGTAAGATTGCCTACGCTACAAATACGCTTGACAGAAGTTCTGAGAATAGTAGAATCTACAACTAAGTCAAAATCACCGACCCATAGCTAACCCATGCGGAAATTTAAAAATTCTGCGGGTTTTTTATCAAAAGCTATGCTGTTCACCAAATTCCAGGCTAGGATGATTGGTTAGCGGTGCTTTGATTAAATATCGAGTTCAATTTTTGAGATTTTATGGACAAAAGTCCAACTGATGGCAGTATTATCCTCCTCTAAGCTGGCGAGAGAGTCTCCCAGCGCGGGGGAGACTCTAGGAGGTATCATCATGCTCATACAAGATATTCGCAATTCAGGTTTGGATATTGCTGATTTAAACCAGCTCAAATGGGATTTAAATCAGCTACCACCGGTGGATGTGGGAGAATATATCGGACAATTACCCGAAAAACAGCGCGCGATCGCATTTCGTTTACTCAACAAAGATCAAGCAATTGATGTATTTGAATATTTGCCCACAGAAATTCAAGAAGAACTGATCAATTCTCTACATGATACCCAAGTCGTACAATTGGTAGAGGCGATGAGTCCTGATGAACGGGCAGAATTATTTGATGAATTACCTGCTGTAGTCATCAAAAAGCTATTACGAGAACTCAGTCCTGAACAACGACAAGCCACCGCCACGATTCTCGGCTATCCCGAATATACAGCCGGAAGAATCATGACGACGGAATACGTCCGCTTGCGGGAAGGTTTGACTGTCGGTGAAGCCCTCAGTAAAATTCGCCGTCAGGATGAAGACAAAGAAACCATTTACTATGCTTACGTCACCGATGATAACCGCAAGCTAGTCAGGGTTGTGTCATTGCGGCAATTATTATTTACCTTCCCAGAAGTTTTGATTCGGGATATTGCCAGCGATCGCGTGATTAGGGTAAGAACTGATACACCCCAAGAAGAAGTCGCCCAAGTCATGAAACGCTATGACTTGATTGCTGTGCCTGTGGTGGACAAAGAAGATAGATTAGTCGGTATTATTACTATTGATGATGTCGTCGATGTTCTAGAAGAAGAAGCCACAGAAGACTTTCAAAGATTGGCAGGTGCTAGCGGTGATGAAGAAGCTTTATCTCCCGCCCACATCACCATTCGCAAACGTTTGCCCTGGCTATTGGGGATTATGGCATTGTATATTGGTGCAGCCAGTGCGATCGCGCCTTTTCAATCGGTAATTTCAGCTGTGCCTGTCTTAGCTGTGATTATGCCCATATTTTCTAACACAGGTGGCACTGTCGGCATCCAAGCCCTCACAGTCACAATTCGGGGTTTAGGGATAGGGGAAGTCACACCTAAAGATACAATGAAAATTCTGCGGAAAGAAATCCTCGCAGGCTTAGGTACAGCCGTAGTTTTAGCCCTCACCATGTTTGCCCTATCTTTAATTTGGGCAAGACCCCAGGAAAGATGGGTGGCTTTAATTGCCGGTGTGGTCATGGCAACTAATACAATGGTAGCTGTCACCTTGGGAACTCTCCTGCCGATGGCACTCAAACGCCTCAAGCTAGATCCTGCCCTGATGAGTGGCCCTTTAGTCACCACCATGCTAGATACAATTGGATTCCTAACCTTCCTCACAATGATTTCCGTATCGTTGAAAGT contains:
- the avd gene encoding diversity-generating retroelement protein Avd, with product MSDLPIIQKTYDLIKWYVPILNRLPRDHKLLLGNRIITELYNLLDGLIIARYAKQKLTQLETLNTKLDILRYQTRLLLDFDLMKTERYEYAQKLINDIGVDLGGWIRQQKNQNHGIVATSHAN
- the dnaK gene encoding molecular chaperone DnaK translates to MAKVVGIDLGTTNSCVAVMEGGQPTVIANAEGQRVTPSVVAYTKTGERLVGQIARRQAVMNPENTFYSVKRFIGRKFDEVTHESTEVSYQVVRDSNGNVKLNCPAASKQFAPEEVSAQVLRKLVDDASKYLGEKVTQAVITVPAYFNDSQRQATKDAGKIAGIEVLRIINEPTAAALAYGLDKKQNETILVFDLGGGTFDVSVLEVGEGVFEVKSTSGDTHLGGDDFDKKIVDWLASEFQSNEGIDLRKDKQALQRLTEAAEKAKIELSSATQTNINLPFVTATQTGPKHLDMILTRAKFEEMCADLFDRCRKPVQQALQDAKISHAQLDEVVLVGGSTRIPAVQALVRQITGKEPCQGVNPDEVVAVGAAIQAGVLSGEVKDILLLDVTPLSLGVETLGGVMTKIIERNTTIPVKKSETFSTAADGQTNVEIHVLQGERELAQHNKSLGNFRLDGIPPAPRGVPQIEVTFDIDANGILSVTAKDRATNKQQSISITGASTLDKRDVERMVRDAEAHAAEDHKRREQIDTKNLADSLVYQAEKQLRDLGDKVSASDRSRVEGLVNDLREAINQDNSDRIKSLSNELQQALMQVGSAVYAQAAGEQRSGGDDVIDADFVESNN
- a CDS encoding Hsp20/alpha crystallin family protein, with the translated sequence MALIRWEPFRDIERLEPFREIDTLQRQMNRLFERLMPTDGAERMGFAFIPAAEIEEKEDAIHLKLEVPGLESKDISVEATPDAIVISGERKSETTTEEGGVTRSEFRYGRFQREIPLPCQIQNDKVQAEYKNGILRLTLPKAESERQKVVKVNVG
- a CDS encoding RNA-directed DNA polymerase; translated protein: MKRYGNLWQDITAFSNLLAASKQAQKGKRFRTNVLEFNYNLEQELFHLQHQLLSKTYSPGEYRTFYIFEPKPRMISAAPYRDRVIHHALCNIIVPIFERTFISDSYANRVGFGSHRALRRFTEFARSHQYVLQADICKYFPSIDHEILKSLIRRKIKCADTLWLIDTIIDNSNSQELVINYFTGDNLLTPTERRHGLPIGNLTSQFFANVYLNGFDHFVKEELKATQYIRYVDDFALFSDDEIFLEKARVKIEEYLASLRLKIHPIKSQLFATQYGANFVGFRILPNRIRVRNDNLRQARRRLKQMRLDYDQGKIEYKTNSQFAIRNSQLIQPPTRGGVFTYLGKQGFFRPPGARF
- a CDS encoding SUMF1/EgtB/PvdO family nonheme iron enzyme, encoding MAEVSPKVFISYSHKDEPLKNELIKHLIILKRDKVISLWHDREISPGVEWDQQINANLQTADIILLLVSSDFIASDYCWGVEVNTAIARHNAGNARVIPVILRNVMWQSAPFAKLQALPTNAKPVKSWPHEDDAFTDIAQGIRDAAKELIQERQQKQARANREAALAEYRRKVVEFAADGEISLAESFILQDEQKRLGLTDQETEKIREQVLEPYGIYKENLDKYRQFFTQLVEAQGYPLPEKAKGELSKLQNYYSLKDEDIDRIEQEQKNIEQQNQSQWFEFKTAKVTVISGTSCIVNYSQGKAEFFNERLDHGINLEMVAIPGGQFLMGSPESEEKRDSDESPQHHVKIQPFFMGKFPVTQAQWRVVAAWDKVNIDLDPDPSRFKGNNRPVECVSWDHAVEFCHRLSRRTNKTYRLPSEAEWEYACRAGTTAPFCFGETLTTDLANYDGNFTYGAGSKGEYRKQTTDVGSFPANLFGLYDLHGNIYEWCEDVWHDNYNGAPNDGSAWVNNKDEDARRLLRGGSWYGLPWYCRSANRVRYARGNRYDDVGFRVVIAVLRT
- a CDS encoding HicB family protein; this encodes MQYQIFVQNQQNNSIASVVGMPNVIAEANTEAEVIAKIKSVLEAQLATGKFMTIEVNPETVPHQETTQMKYAGIFADDPSFDDFMEKLAIIRAESNAHTDE
- the glpK gene encoding glycerol kinase GlpK; its protein translation is MQTLSSTSSRYILALDLGTTGNRAFIFNADGKIVGQAYKELTQYYPQPGWLEHDPQQIWHDACWVIKTAISHAQITPSEIAAIGLTVQRETCLLWDKTTGKPLHKAIVWQDRRTAPLCNQLQEQGYAQEIYNRTGLVIDAYFSATKLRWLLDQMTDVDLSHVLAGTIDTWILWKLTGGKVHATDHSNASRTMLMNLQTCEWDERLLDIFQIPTQILPQIQPSLGEFGVTDADLLGAAIPITAILGDQQAALFGHGCDRPGLMKCTYGTGSFLVAHTGKEIVRSPNKLISTVAWTQTSASQNLNVGYALEGSMFTSGACIQWLRDSLKFIKTAAETETMATQVSDNGGVYFVPAFSGLGAPYWDMTARGAFLGITASVQPQHLVRAVLEAIAYQVVEVVQAINASCSHPMQRLIVDGGACENNFLMQFQADVLGIPVERPTMRDTTVQGAAFAAGLAVGFWDSYTALVNQRQIDRIFEPNPITHNFTTWQKAVKRTLDWA